One genomic region from Leptolyngbyaceae cyanobacterium JSC-12 encodes:
- a CDS encoding Mg-protoporphyrin IX methyltransferase (IMG reference gene:2510093987~PFAM: Magnesium-protoporphyrin IX methyltransferase C-terminus~TIGRFAM: magnesium protoporphyrin O-methyltransferase), which yields MTALDDKTIVREYFNTKGFDRWRNIYGDGEVNKVQLDIRVGHQQTVDTLLSWFNDDGNLSQLTVCDAGCGVGSLSIPLAKAGATVFASDISEKMVGEARSRATEVLGNANNLTFTVQDLETISGKYHTVVCLDVLIHYPQDKAAEMIQHLSSLAESRLILSFAPKTVFYQVLKKVGDFFPGPSKATRAYLHSERDVVRILETQGWKIARSTMTKTRFYFSRMLEATR from the coding sequence ATGACTGCACTCGACGATAAGACCATTGTCCGAGAATACTTCAACACTAAAGGATTCGATCGCTGGCGCAATATTTACGGCGATGGCGAAGTTAACAAAGTCCAATTAGATATCCGTGTAGGACATCAGCAAACCGTCGATACCTTGCTGAGCTGGTTCAATGACGATGGGAATCTATCTCAACTGACAGTTTGTGATGCAGGTTGCGGCGTAGGCAGCCTCAGCATTCCTCTGGCAAAAGCGGGCGCAACGGTTTTTGCCAGCGACATTTCCGAGAAAATGGTGGGTGAAGCCAGAAGTCGGGCGACTGAAGTATTGGGCAACGCCAACAATCTCACCTTTACCGTGCAAGATTTGGAAACCATCTCTGGTAAGTATCACACAGTCGTTTGTCTGGATGTATTAATTCACTATCCCCAAGATAAAGCTGCTGAAATGATTCAGCATTTGAGCTCCCTGGCAGAATCTCGCCTGATCCTTAGCTTTGCGCCCAAAACAGTGTTCTACCAGGTGTTGAAAAAAGTAGGTGACTTCTTCCCAGGACCCAGCAAAGCCACTCGCGCCTATCTTCACAGTGAACGAGATGTTGTTCGCATTTTGGAAACTCAAGGCTGGAAGATTGCCCGTAGTACGATGACCAAAACGCGATTCTACTTCTCTCGCATGTTAGAGGCAACTCGCTAA
- a CDS encoding putative small membrane protein (IMG reference gene:2510093988~PFAM: Protein of unknown function (DUF423)) produces MAQIFLTIAAILGALSVGTGAFGAHALRAQISDRTLEIFETGVRYQMYHALALLSVGILLSRAEQIPPTLPFSGFAFIIGIVLFSGSLYALSLSGVKWLGAITPLGGAFFIIGWACLAIATFQYK; encoded by the coding sequence ATGGCGCAAATTTTTCTAACGATCGCGGCAATTTTGGGTGCTCTGTCAGTGGGGACGGGTGCTTTCGGTGCCCATGCTTTGCGAGCACAGATCAGCGATCGCACCCTGGAAATCTTTGAAACAGGGGTTCGCTATCAGATGTATCATGCGCTGGCTCTGCTGTCGGTAGGAATTTTGTTGAGCCGCGCTGAACAGATTCCACCAACCTTGCCCTTCTCAGGCTTTGCCTTCATCATTGGCATCGTGCTCTTCTCTGGCAGCCTCTATGCCCTTAGTCTTAGCGGAGTCAAGTGGTTAGGTGCCATCACCCCTTTGGGTGGTGCTTTTTTCATCATCGGCTGGGCGTGCTTAGCAATCGCAACCTTTCAATATAAGTAA
- a CDS encoding hypothetical protein (IMG reference gene:2510093986), which yields MLVERWTDEMQDEIAETLKEASRISQENTEVIRQLREESKATYEAIRQYREESKALSICSNAFQQATQWVVNLVFGLLAMVSITTIVTALLRK from the coding sequence ATGCTGGTCGAACGTTGGACGGATGAAATGCAGGATGAAATTGCTGAAACGCTGAAAGAAGCGTCTCGCATTTCTCAGGAAAATACTGAGGTGATTCGGCAATTGCGGGAAGAATCTAAAGCAACTTATGAAGCAATCCGACAATATCGGGAAGAGTCAAAGGCATTAAGCATTTGCTCTAATGCCTTTCAGCAAGCGACGCAATGGGTGGTGAACCTGGTATTTGGCTTGTTGGCAATGGTAAGCATCACTACCATTGTGACGGCATTGTTACGCAAATAA
- a CDS encoding molecular chaperone of HSP90 family (IMG reference gene:2510093989~PFAM: Histidine kinase-, DNA gyrase B-, and HSP90-like ATPase; Hsp90 protein), whose protein sequence is MTTVLEKGNISIHTENIFPIIKKWLYSDHEIFLRELVSNAVDAIQKLKMVSHSGEYSGDLGDPEIVITLDKEAKTLSVSDTGIGMTADEVKKYINQVAFSSAEEFVEKYKANTDQQIIGHFGLGFYSSFMVASRVEIDTLSYQVGAQAVHWSCDGTTEFELTDSARSTRGTTVTLHLMDEEQEYLEPYRVRSLITKYCDFMPFPIKLAVKEPPKAEEAKEGEPPTESKAPEQINRQKAPWKESPNSLSKEDYLEFYRYLYPFQEEPLLWVHLNTDYPFVVNGILYFPKLKPDVDVTKGQIKLFCNQVFVSDNCEEVIPKFLLPLRGVIDSVDIPLNVSRSFLQNDRTVRRIADYIAKKVGDRLKELYRDDRDQYVRSWQDLGTFVKFGSMNDDKFKKQVEDILIYRTTWAGSTESGESPKVEVQSTEGDVWQDVSSSSSSTSSSSSTSPTYTTLKEYLERNKTRHENRVFYCNDEVTQATYVELHKQQGLEVLFMDSFIDTHFISFLEREYPEVKFSRVDADLDDTLIDKEKDSEIVDPATNKTRSETIKELFEKSLNKPKVTIRTEALKASDDAPPAVVLLPENLRRMREMMALMQQQSVEFPEEHTLLVNTAHPLIQNLATLSKGAVVQTGGQSPSQELADLICHHVYDLALMAQKGFDAEGMKAFLDRSNQVLTRLAERAIA, encoded by the coding sequence ATGACAACTGTTCTGGAAAAGGGCAACATTAGCATCCATACAGAAAATATTTTTCCCATTATCAAAAAGTGGCTGTATTCAGACCACGAGATTTTTCTACGAGAACTGGTATCCAATGCGGTAGACGCCATTCAAAAGCTGAAAATGGTCTCCCACTCTGGTGAGTACTCAGGTGACTTGGGCGATCCCGAAATTGTGATCACGCTGGACAAGGAAGCTAAAACCCTGTCTGTGTCCGATACAGGCATTGGCATGACTGCCGATGAAGTGAAGAAGTACATTAACCAGGTAGCATTTTCCAGTGCAGAAGAATTTGTTGAAAAGTACAAAGCCAATACGGATCAGCAAATTATTGGGCATTTTGGATTGGGCTTTTACTCCTCCTTCATGGTGGCAAGCCGGGTTGAGATTGATACCCTGTCTTACCAGGTTGGAGCACAAGCTGTTCACTGGTCTTGTGATGGCACCACCGAATTTGAACTAACTGATTCTGCCCGTTCCACACGCGGCACCACTGTTACGCTGCACCTGATGGATGAGGAGCAAGAATATCTGGAGCCGTATCGTGTGCGATCGCTCATCACTAAATATTGCGACTTCATGCCCTTCCCTATCAAGCTAGCGGTGAAAGAGCCACCCAAAGCAGAGGAAGCCAAGGAAGGTGAACCCCCAACCGAATCTAAAGCCCCCGAACAAATTAATCGTCAAAAAGCACCCTGGAAAGAGTCGCCCAACTCCCTCAGCAAAGAAGACTATCTGGAGTTCTATCGTTATCTCTATCCCTTTCAAGAAGAGCCACTGCTTTGGGTTCATCTCAACACCGACTATCCCTTCGTCGTCAACGGCATCCTCTACTTCCCCAAGCTCAAACCTGATGTGGACGTGACCAAAGGGCAAATCAAGCTCTTCTGTAATCAGGTGTTTGTCAGCGACAACTGCGAAGAAGTGATTCCCAAGTTTTTGCTGCCTTTGCGGGGCGTCATCGATAGCGTGGATATTCCGCTCAATGTGTCGCGCAGTTTTTTGCAGAACGATCGCACAGTGCGCCGCATTGCCGATTACATCGCTAAGAAAGTTGGCGATCGCCTGAAAGAACTTTATCGCGACGATCGGGATCAATACGTTCGGTCCTGGCAAGACCTCGGCACCTTCGTCAAGTTCGGCTCTATGAACGACGACAAGTTCAAGAAACAGGTCGAGGATATTCTCATCTATCGCACAACCTGGGCAGGCAGCACAGAATCAGGAGAATCACCCAAAGTTGAGGTGCAATCAACCGAAGGGGATGTCTGGCAAGATGTTTCCTCCTCATCTTCCTCAACCTCTTCATCTTCTTCAACCTCTCCCACCTACACCACCCTCAAAGAATACCTGGAGCGCAACAAAACCCGTCACGAAAACCGCGTCTTCTACTGCAACGATGAAGTGACTCAAGCAACCTACGTTGAGTTGCACAAGCAACAGGGACTAGAAGTACTGTTCATGGATTCGTTCATTGATACACATTTCATTAGTTTCCTGGAACGGGAATATCCAGAGGTCAAATTCTCGCGAGTCGATGCTGACCTGGATGACACGCTGATTGACAAAGAGAAAGACTCTGAAATTGTTGATCCAGCTACAAATAAAACTCGCAGCGAGACGATTAAGGAATTGTTTGAGAAATCTCTCAATAAACCCAAAGTCACGATTCGCACAGAAGCCTTGAAAGCTAGCGATGATGCGCCTCCAGCCGTTGTACTTTTGCCAGAAAACTTGCGTCGGATGCGGGAAATGATGGCACTCATGCAACAGCAGTCTGTTGAGTTTCCCGAAGAGCACACTTTGCTGGTGAACACAGCACATCCATTGATTCAAAACCTGGCAACCCTTAGCAAGGGTGCAGTAGTGCAAACGGGTGGACAATCGCCTTCCCAAGAGCTAGCTGATTTGATTTGCCATCATGTATATGACCTGGCACTGATGGCACAGAAAGGTTTCGATGCAGAAGGAATGAAAGCGTTTCTTGATCGCTCCAATCAAGTTCTGACTCGTCTGGCAGAACGTGCAATTGCTTAA
- a CDS encoding hypothetical protein (IMG reference gene:2510093991), with the protein MMEGFIMGLVVFTLATFIGFEVINKIPPTLHTPLMSGSNAISGIAIVGALLVAGDRNWQLTTILGLISVVLASINVVGGFLVTDRMLQMFKKKEV; encoded by the coding sequence ATGATGGAAGGATTCATCATGGGGCTGGTGGTATTCACCCTGGCGACGTTCATCGGATTTGAAGTAATCAATAAAATTCCACCCACGTTGCACACACCGTTGATGTCAGGTTCCAATGCAATTTCTGGGATCGCTATTGTGGGCGCCTTATTGGTGGCAGGCGATCGCAACTGGCAACTCACCACGATTTTGGGACTGATTAGCGTAGTGTTGGCATCCATCAACGTGGTGGGTGGGTTCTTGGTCACCGATCGAATGCTGCAAATGTTCAAGAAGAAAGAGGTGTGA
- a CDS encoding NAD/NADP transhydrogenase alpha subunit (IMG reference gene:2510093990~PFAM: Alanine dehydrogenase/PNT, C-terminal domain; Alanine dehydrogenase/PNT, N-terminal domain~TIGRFAM: NAD(P) transhydrogenase, alpha subunit), whose amino-acid sequence MRIAIAKEIEAGERRVALIPDTVSRLVKQGFEVWVESGAGESAYFSNDAYIQAGAIIVSTPETAFSADLVLKVKPPQLREDGHHEADLLKSGSTLISFLDPLGNPRLCQHLADRHVTALAMEMIPRISRAQSMDALSSQASVAGYKAVLIAASACPKFFPMLTTAAGTIAPAKVFVIGAGVAGLQAIATARRLGAVVEAFDIRPAVKEEVQSLGARFVEVTLEEETVAAGGYAREVSEVAKQKTQAAIAEHVKLSDVVITTAQVPGKKAPLLVTEEMIAQMKPGAVIVDMAAEQGGNCAGIEAGSQIVRNGVTLIGPVNLPATMPVHASQMYAKNLLTLVQHLMKDGQLTLDFEDEITRETCVAHAGAIRNQRVRDLLESAVTVGM is encoded by the coding sequence ATGAGGATTGCGATCGCAAAAGAAATCGAAGCGGGAGAGCGGCGTGTAGCCCTCATCCCAGATACAGTGAGTCGGTTAGTAAAACAAGGGTTTGAGGTTTGGGTTGAAAGTGGGGCAGGAGAATCCGCTTATTTCTCAAATGATGCGTATATTCAAGCAGGGGCAATCATCGTTTCTACCCCTGAAACAGCCTTCAGCGCAGACTTAGTGCTGAAGGTAAAGCCACCCCAATTGCGAGAGGATGGACACCATGAAGCTGATTTACTCAAGTCAGGATCAACGCTGATTAGCTTTTTAGATCCCCTTGGCAATCCCAGACTATGCCAGCATTTAGCCGATCGTCATGTCACAGCACTGGCAATGGAAATGATCCCGCGCATCAGTCGAGCACAAAGTATGGATGCGTTGTCGTCGCAAGCCTCTGTTGCTGGATATAAAGCCGTGCTGATTGCCGCGTCTGCCTGTCCCAAGTTCTTTCCCATGTTGACAACAGCTGCTGGCACGATCGCCCCTGCCAAAGTATTCGTGATTGGGGCTGGTGTTGCCGGACTGCAAGCGATCGCTACCGCTCGCCGCCTGGGGGCAGTGGTGGAAGCCTTTGATATTCGCCCTGCAGTCAAAGAAGAAGTGCAAAGCTTAGGAGCCAGATTTGTTGAAGTAACCCTGGAAGAGGAAACAGTTGCGGCAGGCGGCTATGCCAGAGAAGTGTCAGAGGTTGCTAAACAAAAAACGCAGGCAGCAATAGCCGAACACGTCAAACTCTCGGATGTGGTAATTACGACTGCTCAGGTACCTGGTAAAAAAGCACCACTCCTGGTTACTGAAGAAATGATTGCCCAGATGAAACCAGGTGCCGTCATTGTTGATATGGCAGCAGAACAGGGCGGCAACTGTGCTGGGATCGAAGCAGGTAGCCAGATTGTACGGAATGGTGTGACGCTGATTGGTCCAGTCAATTTACCTGCTACTATGCCCGTTCACGCCAGCCAGATGTATGCCAAAAACCTGCTGACACTCGTACAACATCTCATGAAAGACGGGCAATTAACCCTGGATTTTGAGGATGAAATTACCCGTGAGACTTGCGTAGCTCATGCAGGAGCAATTCGCAATCAGCGAGTGCGAGATTTGCTCGAAAGTGCGGTCACCGTTGGAATGTAG